Sequence from the Actinomycetota bacterium genome:
CCGGGCGACGCTGGTGGTCCACCCGTCCCGGGCCGAGGGCTTCGGGTTCCCGGTGCTGGAGGCGATGCGCTGCGGTGCCCCGGTGGTCACCACCACAGCGTCGTCCCTGCCCGAAGTGGCGGGCGACGCCGCGCTCCAGGTGGACCCCGAGGACGCCGGCTCCCTCGCCGCCGCCATCCAGCGGGTGGCCGGCGACCCGGCCCTCCAGGCCACCCTGCGGGCGAAGGGCTTCGTCCAGGCGGAGCGCTTCAACCGCCACCAGCTGGCCGAGGCCACCCTGGCGTGCTACCAGCGGGCCGTCGCCCTCCCACCGGCGCCCGGAGGACCGGGACCCGCAGGCCGGCGGATCGCCCTGTGGACTCCCCTGCCGCCGCAGGCCACCGGCATCGCCGACTACTCGGCAGAGCTCCTGGACGGCCTCGCCACCCGGTGCGAGGTGGACGTCTTCGTCGACGGCGGGTACCTCCCGGCGGGAGCCGTCCTGCAGCGCCACCACATCCACCACGCCTCCGGCTTCGTCCGGCGCAACGCAGCCCGCCCGTACGACGCCGTGCTCTACCAGGTGGGGGCATCACCCTTCCACGCCTACATGACGGCGGCGTTCGAGGCCCACCCGGGCATCGCCGTGCTCCACGACCTCATCTGGAGCAACGTCGTGTACACCGAGATCGTCCACGAGACGGGCGACGCCCCCCGGTTCCACCGCATGCTGGCCGACCTGCACGGCGCCCGGGCGGTCGAGGAGCTGCGCCGGCTCGCCTTCGAGGACCAGGACGCGGTCTGGGACTTCTTCGGGCGCTACCCGATGCTCGACCCGGTGGTGAACCCGAGCATCGCCCAGATCGTGCACTTCCCGGACGCCGCCCGGGAGCTGCTGGCTGCCTTCCCGGGCAGCCACCCCTGGGTGGTGCCGATGGGGGTGGCCGATCCCTATGCGGGCCAGCCGGACCTGGACCAGGCGGCGGCGCGCACCGCCCTCGGGATGGACCCGGAGCGCTTCGTCGCCTCCCTCGTCGGCCTGGTCCACCCGCTCAAACGGGTCGAGTCCTGCCTGTGGGCCATCGCCGCCCTGAAGGAGCAGGGCCGCCACCCCCTCCTGGTGGTCGCCGGCCCGTGTTACGACCAGGCCTACCTGGAGCGGCTCTCCCACCTCGGCTACACGCTGGGCCTGGGCGACACCCTGGAGTTCACCGGCCGGCTCCCCCGGGAGGACTTCGACCGGCACATGGTGGCCGCCGATGTGATCGTCAACCTGCGCGCCCCGGTCCACAAGCACATGTCGGCAGTGCTCATGCGCTCGGTCGCCGCCGGCAAGCCGGTGGTGCTCAGCGACCTCCCGGAGTGGCGCTTCCTGCCCGGGTCGTTCTGCTGGCGGGTCCCCGTGGCGGGCGAGGCCGAGGCGGTGGCCACCGCCCTCGGCGCCCTGGAGGACGACCCCGGGCGCCGCCGGGCCATGGGTGAGGCCGCCCGCGCCTGGTACCTGGCCGAGGGCACCGCCGAGCGGATGGCGGAGCGCTACCTCGGGGTGGTCGATGCCGTGATCGGCGGCCGGGGCCAGCCTCCCCCTGCCCACCGGGGCGCCCCCCAGACGGATCGATACAATTCGCCGGTGCCCGGACCGCTGACCCCCTCTTCCGCATGACCGTGTCGTTCGCCGAGCTGCCCGCCGTCCTGCGGGCCGCCGAGGACCGGGTCCGCGCCCTGCACGAGGAGCTCGCCCGGGGCGTCACGGCCGTCGACGAGGCGCTGGCCGCCATTGACCGGGACCGGGACGCCGCCGACGAGGCCCTCGACGCCGTCCCGGCCATCGGGCGCCGCCTGGCTGGCCGCCTGGCCGCCGCCGACGTGTCCGCCCCAGCCGTCCCCCTCGACGGTCCGGGCTGGGAGCCGGTGCCGGTGGCCGTGGGCGACGGCCTCGCCTTCACCGTGATGCTCGACACCGCCATGCACGACCCGGTGACCGCCGGGCTCGCCACCGGGCGGACCTCGGACGAGCCCCTCATTGCCCTGATGCTGGAGTTCGTGCAGCCGGGCGACTGGGTCATCGACCTCGGCGCCCACGTCGGCACCTTCTCGCTGGCCGCCGCCGCCCGGGGGTGCGGCGTCCTGGCCATCGAGGCGTCCCCCGCCAACGCCGCCCTGCTGCGGGCCAGCGCCGCCCGCAATGGGTTCCACGACCTCCGGGTCATCCACTGCGCCGCCACCGACACCGCCGGCCCCCTCTCCTTCGAGGCCAACGGCCCGTGGGGGCACATGACCTGGGGCGGCGAAGGGGAGACCCACACCGTCACGGTGCCCGGGGTGCCCATCGACCAGCTGCTGGGCGCCTTCGCCTCCCCCCCGCCCGCCTTCATCAAGATGGACGTCGAGGGCGCCGAGCTGAAGGCGATCGCCGGCATGCGGGCGCTGCTGTCCGGGCCGGGCGCCCCGCCGGTGCTCTTCGAGTCCAACGGCCACGCCCTGGCCCTCGCCGGGGCCACGCCCAACGAGCTGCAGGCCTGCTTCGAGGAGCTGGGCTACGCCACCTACCTGATCGAGGGCCGCCGCCTCACCCGGCTCTCCCCGGACGAGGTCCAGGTGGTCACCGTCGCCGACTGCCTGGCGATGAAGCGCCGGCCCGCCGGTCTCGACGCCTGGGAGGTCCGCATCCAGTCCACCGAGGAGGATGCCCTGCTGCGCATCACCGCCGAGGCCGCCCACCCCAACCCGGACTGCCGGGCGTACGCCGCCCGGGCGCTGGAGGGGCTGGACCCCGAGCTCCTGTCCCACCCGCTGGTGACCGGGGCGCTGGCCGACCTCCGGGCAGATGCCGACCCCGTCGTGGTGGCGGCAGCCGCCTGGTCGCACCCCGGCGAGGGGGCGCAGCCGTGACCATGGTCTCCTACGCCCAGAACGGTGAGGACGTCCTCCTGGACCGCTGCTTCCCCCGGGGCAAGGCCGGCTTCTACATCGACGTCGGCGCCAGCGACCCGTCGGTGGCGTCGGTCACCCGCCACTTCTACGACCTGGGCTGGCACGGCATCAACGTCGAGCCCACCACCGGCTCGTTCGAGCGGCTGCAGGCCGAGCGCCGCCGGGACATCAACCTCAACGTGGCGGCCTCCGACCGCAGCGGCGAGCTCACGTTCCACGAGTTCCCCGGCTACGACTCCGGCGTGTCCACCGCCTCCGAGGTCAACTACACCCGCCACCGGGACGCCGGCCTCACAGCCACGGAGCGCACCGTCGCCGCCCTGACGCTGGCGGAGATCTGCGAGCGCCACGTACCGGGCCCGATCGACTTCCTGTCCGTGGACGTCGAGGGCCACGAGGAGAAGGTGCTGGCGGGCGCCGACTTCACCCGTTGGCGCCCCCGGGTGGTCCTGGTGGAGGCTACCGAGCCGACCACCCTGGAGGAGGGCATCGACCCGCCCCGGCTGCTGCAGCCCAGCCACGAGTCCTGGGAGCCGATCCTGCTGGAGGCGGGCTACCTGTTCGCCGCCTTCGACGGCATCAACCGCTTCTATGTCCGCAAGGAGGACGCCGACCTCGCGCCGGTCCTGGCGGTGCCGGTGAACTTCCTGGACGGCTACCTCACCTACGCCCACTTCAAGTTGCAGAAGGACCTGGAGATGCTGCGCAGCGAGCAGTACGCCGACTGGGTGGCCAACCAGACCCTGCGGGCCGAGTACCAGTCCCTCTCCGGCGAGCTGGCCGTGCTCCGGGCGGCGTACGAGAAGGTGGAGCGGGCTCTCACCACCATGCGGGCGGCCTACGAGCACCTCCGGGGCGAGGTGGCGCAGGCGGAACGCGTCGCGGGCGACGCGCTCGGCGCGGTCGCCGACGCCCGGGCGCAGGTGGAGCACGTCAGCCCCCTGGCCCTAGCCGTCGCCCGCCGGCTGACTGCCGCCTCCAGCCGCTACCCTGGCGCCGCCCGGCCGCTGAAGCAGGCGCTGCGGGCCGGCCGCGACCTGAAGCGTTCCATCGACGGCAGCAAGGGGGGACCCCGATGATCGATCTGCCGGCACGCCAGGACGACCCCAGGCTCCAGGGCTGGTACCACACCATCGAGCTCGGCAACGGGCTGGTGTCCGACGGGTTCTTCGACCACCGCCCGGTGGTGCACCGCTACGGCATCCCCGAGTCCCTGCGGGGCAAGGAGGTGCTGGACGTCGGCACGGGCGACGGCTTCTTCGCCTTCGAGATGGAGCGCCGGGGCGCCGCCCGGGTGACCGCCATCGACGTCGCCCGCATGAAGGACTGCGACTGGGTTCCCAATATGCGCTACCGGCTGGCCGACGCCGCCATGGGCGACCCGTGGCCCCGGCACTTCCGCCTGGCCCACGCCATGCGCCGCTCCCGGGTGGACTACAAGCCGTGCAACGTGTACGACCTGTCGCCCTACACCGTCGGCATGTTCGACATCGTGTTCTGCGGCTCGCTGTTGCTGCACCTGCAGAACCCGTTGGCCGCCCTGATCGCCATCCGGTCGGTCACCCGGGAGTACGCCATCATCGAGACCGCCATCGAGCCGGAGTGGGACGAGAAGTACCCCTCCCGGCCGGTGCTGTCGTTCGGCTACCAGAAGGACGAGGTGGTGCCGGGCGAGAACAACGCCTTCTGGGTGATGAGCTCCTGCACCCTCGAGAAGATGATCCGCTACGCCGGCTTCGCCGAGGTGGAGCGCCAGGGCACCTTCATGCTGCCGCCCCACACCGACGTCACGGCGTGCTCGATGATCGCCAAGCCGCCGCCGGCCTGGGGCTGACGGCCCGCCGGGTACGGCGCAGGAGCAGGAACAGGGTCAGCACCAGCACCGGCAACACGGTGCAGTGGTAGGCGATGTCGATGGCCGGCCCGCCCGAGATCGTGATGGTCACCCCGACCAGGAATCCGGCGATGGCGAAGCCGACGGCGGCCACCACGCCCGCCCACGACCTGGCGGGCGCCCGCCAGCCCGCCCCGGCGCCCACGGCGAGCACGGCGCCGATGACCGCCTCGGCGATCCCCGCGGCACTCGGCCGGTAGGGCGGCGTCCCGCCCCCCACGACCCCGCTCAGGTGCAGGGTGGACATCACCGCCAGGGACGCGGCCTCGGCGGCCATGAGGATGGCTGCGGAGCGGGGGACGCGGCGCTCGTTCATGGAGCCATTGTCGGGCCGGCGGAGCGGCGCGTCGTCGTCCTGCGGGCCCCATTGCCCCTACATCTCTGGGCGTAGGCGCGGCCGGGGTGCTCGGCCCAGCGCCGGACCTCGGGCATTCCGGCTTTGGAGAGTCTGTGAGTGCTGGAGGTAGCTATACAGGCCGTCGCAGAATCACGCGCCATAGAGCGGGCTTCACCCCTCGATGGGTCACATCCGGAGGCTCCTAGGCCGCCACAAGGACATCCCGCCGGAGGATGTTTCTGCGCCCGGTCCCGTGCAAGACGCGCCTGAGCGAGCGGAGAGCGCCGGAGGTGGCCGGGGAACCTGCCTTCCCGTGCCGCATCCGTGGCGAGTGCTTCTTGCCATACAGCTTCAGCAGGTTGTTGCACATGGCCAGCAGGATCCACTCGTCGTTGGCGCCCTGCTCGCCCATGCGCAAGAACTGTCGGTAATGGCGATTCCATTTGATCTGGCCGAAGACCGGCTCGACGATGTACTGGCGCTGGGCGTAGGCCGCCACCCCCTCCTCGGTGAGCAGGCGGTGCGTCATGGCGTCGATCGGCGAGCAGCCCTCGGGCGGGTCCCCCACCCGGTAGCCCTCCTCGGCCTGCTGGTGGCGCAGCTTGTAGGCCTTGGACGTGGCGATCATCCGGGGAGGGCCGGCGGCGGTCAGGTTGGCGGTGCTCAGGTAGCCGGCGTCGGCCAGCACCAGGTCGAACGAGTCGGTGATGCCCGCCAGCTCCAAGTTGGCGAGGCCGAGGACCACCATCGGCTGGTAGGAGCCGGTGTCGGCGGCGCAGGTGGTGACCTGGGCGCCCACGATGATCTGGTCCGAGCTCACCAACGCCTGGGCGTTGAAGGCCTGGAGGTAGCGGCCGGCCTGGTCCACCATGATGGCGCTGGCGGGGTCGGTGGTGTTGATCTTCTCCTCGGCCGCCCGGGCGGCGTCCTGGGCGGCCGCCTCGGCCAGCTGGGCCTGTGCGGCGGCCACCCCCCGGTCCAGGTTTGGGTGGCGTCCTCCCGGCTTGCGGCCCTGGGCTGCCGCCTCCGCCTCCACCGCCTGGCGGCGGGCCTTGACCGCCTCGGCCTGTTCTTTGGCGACCTCCAGGTCGGCTTCGGCCTCCGGCAGGGTGGGCTGGTCGCGGGTGGTCAGCCGAGGATCGACCCGGGGTGCCCGCCGGGCGGTCTCCCGTCGGCGCTCGGTGCGCTCCGCCAGACCCTGGCGTTCGGCGTCCAGGGCGTCGGCGTGGCGCTGGTTGACCAGCTCCAGCGCGGCGTTCAGGTGGGCCTCCCGGGACCCGGGCTCGATCAGGTGCTCGGGCAGCTCGTCGCCCCGGGACTGGCCGAGGCGCTGGTCGTCCTCGGCGTCGGCCAGCTCACCCTGGCTGACCAGCTCGGCAGCCTTCTTGGTGGCCTCGGCCTTCAACTCGGCCAACTCCTTAGCGATCTGTTTTTTGGTGCGGTTGGCCCTGAGCGAGGCGCGGGCACGGATCTTGGTGCCATCCAGGGCGACTGTGCCCGCGATCGTCAGCCCGGCGGCTTGGCACAGCATCAGGATGTCGCTGAACAGCGCCCGGATCTGGGGAGCCTGCTCGGCGCGGAAGCGGGCGATCGTGGCGTGGTCGGGCACCTGGTTGGCGGCGATCACCCGGAAGGCGACGTCGACCTTGCAGGCTGCCTCGATCGCCCGGGAGGAGTACACCCCGGTGCAGTAGGCGTAGAACAGCAAGGTGAGCAGCATCTCGGGGTCATAGGCGGCCCGGCCGGGACCCCAGTTGGGGTGGCGGCCGTGCAGCTTCCAGGTCTTTTGCTTGAGCTTGTCGACGACGCTGAGCACGAACCAGGCGAGGTGGTCCGGGGGCAGCCAGTCGAGCAGGCTGGGCGGCATGAGGAACGGGGTCATGCGATCCGTGGAGACATAGTGTTTGGCCATGCCCCCATTCGCGCACACTTCCGGGGGAAGGTGTTGGATTTCGCGATTGCTAGTTTGAGGCCTCGATTTTGCGACACCCTGATAGGTGGCTCAGCGTCACAGGAAACTCCACTAGTGGCCCTGGCATCCATCTCCAAGCGCCGCGCCAGTGACGCCGGGCGCCCGTCGCAGGGTGAAGAGGGTTCGGCTGGGTGGAGGGTGGAGGGAAGGCCCGGCCTTAACGGGGCGGGGGGTCCTCCCAGTCGTAGTGGGCGGGGCCGAGCTCGAAGGTCTCGGTTTGCTCCTCGTAGAGCCAGGCGTCCTCCGCTGGCGGCCCCGTGCTGGGGGACCGGGTGTCGGGGGGTGGCTTGGCCGCCTCCTCGATCACGCCCCGGGGCACCCCCGAGAAGCGGCCGTCCCTGCCGTAGAGCCCACAGATGACATCGACCAGGTTCATCGACCCCCCGAGGTAGCGGCACAGGGTGTCGGTGGGCTCCACCGGGAAGCCGAGCTGGGCGGTGTAGGTGACCTCGGGGCGCTCCTCGGCGCCCACCTCCGAGCCATCGGGCCGCAGGAAGCAGAACTGCCCCGGGGCGGCCACCACGATGCGGTAGCCCCCCTCGTGCACCAAGACGTGGTGCGCCCAGCACAGCTGACACAGGTTGGCCAACGAGGTCTCCCCGCCCTTAGCCCAGTGCACGATGTGGTGGCCCTCGACATGGCGGGTGTGGCCACAGCCGGGGAACACGCAGCCCTGGTCCCGGGAGCCCAGGGCGGTGCGCAGGGGGGTGGGCAGGCACCGGCTGCGCCGCCCCACCGACAACGGCTGGCCGTCGGCGTCCTCGACGAGCGTGACCACGGTGGCGTCGCAGGTGATGCGCCGGGCGGACTCCGGGGCCAGGGGGGCCTCGGCCCCCGCCAGCTCGCAGCGGGCGTCTGGCCCGGGCTGGTGGCCGGAGAGCAGGGCGGCGTCGACGTGGACCACCACCTCGGCGCGGGCCGCCCCCGGGCGGGCGGAGCACTCCCGGTCCCGCACCGCCTCACAGATCGCCACCAGGGCGTCGGCCTGGCGGGCCTCCCAGGGCCGGCGTGCGGTCTCGGTCGGGGAGTCGCGCACCTCGAGCTGTTGCGCCTCGGCCTTGAGCTCGGCGGCCACCTGGTTGAGGGCCGCCTCGATCACCAGCCCGGCCTCCGGGGAGAAGGTGCCCGAGAGGTGGAAGAAGCCCTCGTCGTCGAAGCAGTACGACAGCCCCCGGGCCTCCCGCCCGGCCAGGGCGGCCTCGTTCCGGGCCGCCTCGCCATGGGCCGCCAGCAGCCAGCGGTAGCGGCGCAGCGCCCGCTCCAGCATCGGGCCGGTGGCCGCCCGGGCCAGGGCGATGAGCTCGTCTTCGATCTCGGGGGTGGCCACCCGGAGCAGGGCACCCACCTGGCTCCAGCACAGCTTGCCCGCCGAGAACGCCTGCCGGATCCTGGTGCACTCCTGCAGCCTGCGGGCCAGGGCGACCATCTCGCGTGCCGCCCGGGAGCCCATGCCCGCCCGGTAGCCCAGGAACGAGGCCATGGCCGGGGTGCCCTCCCAGCCCCGGGCGGTCTCGTAGGCCGCGACCCAGCACAGCGCCTGGCACTGGGCGGCTGCCACCTGGCCGAGCAGGGAGACCACCGCGTCCCCCAGGGCCTCGGTGCCGAAGTCCTCGGGCGGGAACAGATCCGTGGTCGGTTGCTCGAACATGTGTTCTATGATACCCGGCAGTGCAGAAGAATGCAAGCGATGGGCAACGGATCTTGAAGATTTTCTTACGGTAGCTCGCTCGATCCCGCTGACAGCAGCGGTTCCGCGTCGCCGTTGCCCACTTCGTGGAAGATCTGGGGCCGGGCTGGCCCTTCCGGCCGGGCCTCAGGGTGAAGGGTATAGAAGGTGGAGGGAACCGGCGACATCATGGACCTTCCCCCCAGATGGGCGGGCCAGCTGGCAGTTCGGGCCCGGCGTCACGCCGGCGAGGCTCAGGTCGTGCGGCGCCCGATCCGCACCCACGACGTCTCCCGCTCCCGGGAGCGACGGCCTGACCCGCCGTCATCCTGCGTCTTCGCCGGCCGTTTCCTCCCCCGCCCGCGCTGCCGCCCGCAACTGGTCCTCGGACCAGGTCAGGCGGCCGCTGCGCAGATCGTCGACGACGCCCTCGACCCAGCGCAGCTCGGTCCCGGTCACCGCCCACTGGTACTCGGAGTCCAGCAGGGCGACCCGGGGCACGCCGACGGCGCCTCGCAGGCCCTCGGTCTGGCGGTCGAGCTCGGCCTGCAGGTCAGCTCGGCGGCACTCGAGCTGGGCCAGGGCATCGTCCGGCCCGAGCAGCATCACGAAGGACATCCCGGCCGGGAACTCGGGGAAGTCGGGAGCCGGGGAGGCGACCATCGCCCGGACCCATTCCACGACCACCCGTCGCCCCTCGGCGGTGATCTCGTAGACCACCCGCTCCGGGCGCTGACCCTCCCGGAGCACCTCCCGGACGGCGATGAGGCCTTCCCGGTCGAGGCGCTCGATGACCTTGTAGAGCGTCGCCCGCTGCCCGACGTTCACCACGTCGCCCTTGCCCCACTGCTTGAGCAGTTGTTGCATGCGGTACGGGTGCAACGGCTCGTAGCAGAGGAGGGCCAGGGCGGCCATGGCCAGAGGGGAACGACGGTGCACGTCCGGACCCATAATAACTAGTCCATTAGTTGTAGATACACTAGTTGCCCCTCCAACAGGGGAGAAGAGATCATGGCAGATGCTCTGACCCCAGGGCTGATGCCCGCCGGTTCCTGCAACAACCCTGCCCGCACCCACTGACGCGTGTGAGGCACGGCACCGGTGGCCACATCGAGCTCCAGACGCGGTGGACACCGTGCGCGCAGACCGCGACGGCACGTGATCGTGCTCGATGCCGTGGTCATCGTCCCGGCCCCGGCTGACGACGGCCCGCTTGGCGCACGAGTCCGTACCCGACTCGTGGGCGAGCAGTTGGCTGCCCTGTGTTGATTGACCTCGAGGTCACCTCGGCTCTGCGAGGCCTGTGGCCGGCGGACCGTTGGCCCGCGGCTGGGCTCTCCGGCACACCCTGACGATCTACGACGCCCCCGGAGGGCTTTCAGGGACGCCTCTTTCAGGCGCTCGCCGGGGGCACCCCCGGCACCCCCCGCACCCGCAGGCCGAGCTCCTTCAGCTGCGCCTCCTCGACAGCATCCGGCGCCCCGGTCAGCAGGTCGGTGAACGACGACGTCTTCGGGAAGGCGATCACCTCCCGGATCGAGTCCTTCCCTGCCAGCATCGCCACCAGCCGGTCGATGCCGAAGGCGATCCCGCCGTGGGGGGGGGCGCCGTACTGGAACGCCCGCACGAACCAGCCGAAGCGCTGCTCGGCCCGCTCCTCGTCGATACCGATCAGCGAGAACACCCGGCGCTGCAGGTCCGGGCGATGGATACGCACGGAGCCGCCGCCCAGCTCCCACCCGTTCAGCACCAGGTCGTAGGCCCGGGCGCGCACCGCCCCGGGGTCGGACTCCAGGATTGCCTCGTCGTCGGGATGCGGGGCGGTGAAGGGGTGGTGGACCGGGTCCCAGCGGCGCTCGGTGTCGTTCCACTCCACCAGGGGCATGTCCACCACCCAGGTCAGCTGCCAGGAGGCAGGGTCGGTCGGGGCCAGGGCCGGCCGGAGCCCCAGCAGGTCCGCCACCGCCAGGCGCACCGCCCCGAGGGCCCGGTTGGCCACCGCCCGGCGGTCGGCCACCACCAGCACCAGGTCCCCATCGGTGGCCCCGGTGGCTGCGGCCAAAGAGTCCACCACCGCAGCGGACAGGAACTTGGCCAGCGGCGAGGTCACCCCGCCCTCGGCAGCGGCGTCGAACACCAGCCATGCCAGGCCCCCCGCCCCGTTGGCCTTGGCGACCGCGGTCAGGGCGTCGAGGTCCTTCCGGCCCCGCCCGGTCGCCGCCCATCCGGGCACGCAGACAGCCCGGGCCGCCCCCCCGGCGTCCAGGGCACGGCGGAACACTTGCACCTCGGAGGCGGCGAACACCGCTCCGACGTCCACCATCGCCAGGCCGAAGCGCAGGTCGGGCTTGTCGGTGCCGTAGCGGTCCATCGCCTCCTCGAAGCGGATCCGGGGCAGGGGCACCGGGATGTCGACGCCGTGGGCGGCCCGGAACACGGCCGCCACCATGCCCTCCGTAACCCCCAGCACCGACTCCTCGTCGGCGAAGGACATCTCGACGTCCAGCTGCGTGAACTCGGGCTGGCGGTCCGCCCGGGGATCCTCGTCCCGCAGGCACTTGACGATCTGGTAGTAGCGGTCCACGCCCGCCACCATCAGCAGCTGCTTGAAGAGCTGGGGCGACTGCGGCAGGGCGAAGAACGCCCCCGGCTCCAGCCGGGAGGGCACCAGGAAGTCCCGGGCGCCCTCGGGCGTGCTCTTGGTCAGCAAGGGGGTCTCGACCTCCAGGAAGCCCTCGGCGTCGTAGTGCTCCCGGATGGCCCGGACCACCGTCGAGCGCAGCCGGAGCAGGGCCTGCATCTCGGGCCGGCGCAGGTCCAGGTAGCGGTAGCGCAGGCGGGTGTCCTCCCCCGCCTCGGTGCGGTCCTCGATCTGGAAGGGCGGGACGGCCGCCTCGGCCAGCAACTCGATCGACGAGGCCGCCACCTCCACCTCCCCGGTGCCGATGTTCGGGTTCACGTTGGCGGGGGGCCGGGCCCGGACCTCGCCGGTGACCATCAGCACGAACTCCGGCCGCACCCGCTGCACGACGGTGTGCGCCTCCGGCGAGTCTTCGGGGTGCACCACCACCTGGACCAGGCCCTCCCGGTCCCGCAGGTCCAAGAACACCACCCCGCCGTGGTCCCGGCGGGCCTGCACCCAACCGGCGAGGCGCACCGAGCGGCCGGCATCCCCGGCACGCAGCAACCCGCACATGTCGCTGCGGTAGGGGCTGAGCCCGGGGCCGCGCCCGTCCAGAGCGCTCACGGCGCCGCGCTCGCCATCCGGCGGGCCAGGCGCTCCCGGGTGGACTCGAGGCCCTCGGGCAGCACCATGGTGTCGCCGAAGAGCGGCATGAAGTTGGTGTCGCCGCTCCAGCGGGGCACGGCGTGGATGTGGAGGTGGTCCGGGGCCCCCGCCCCTGCGGCCCGGCCGATGTTGATCCCGACGTTGCACCCGTCCGGGGTCATCTCCACCTTCAGGGCGGCCAGGGAGCGGATCAGCAGGTCCATCAGCGCCATGCGTTCCTCCACGGTGAGCAGTTCCAGGTCGCCGATGTGGCGGGTCGGCACCACCATGACGTGCCCGCTGTTGTACGGGTAGCGGTTCAGCACCACGAAGGCGGCCGGCTCCCGGGCGACCACCAGGCTGGCGGCATCATCGGTGGAGGCGGCTGCATCGCACAGGAAGCATCCCGTCCCAGCGGTGGGGCCCTCCTTGGGGGCGCTGACGTAGGCCAGGCGCCAGGGCCGGAAGAGGCGCTCCATCAATCGAGGACGCCCCGGCGGGCGACCTCGTCCACCAGGCCGGCGACGAAGCGGTCCAGGGGCACCCCGTCGGACTTCTCGCCGGTGCGAGC
This genomic interval carries:
- a CDS encoding PadR family transcriptional regulator, with the protein product MHRRSPLAMAALALLCYEPLHPYRMQQLLKQWGKGDVVNVGQRATLYKVIERLDREGLIAVREVLREGQRPERVVYEITAEGRRVVVEWVRAMVASPAPDFPEFPAGMSFVMLLGPDDALAQLECRRADLQAELDRQTEGLRGAVGVPRVALLDSEYQWAVTGTELRWVEGVVDDLRSGRLTWSEDQLRAAARAGEETAGEDAG
- the aspS gene encoding aspartate--tRNA ligase; amino-acid sequence: MSALDGRGPGLSPYRSDMCGLLRAGDAGRSVRLAGWVQARRDHGGVVFLDLRDREGLVQVVVHPEDSPEAHTVVQRVRPEFVLMVTGEVRARPPANVNPNIGTGEVEVAASSIELLAEAAVPPFQIEDRTEAGEDTRLRYRYLDLRRPEMQALLRLRSTVVRAIREHYDAEGFLEVETPLLTKSTPEGARDFLVPSRLEPGAFFALPQSPQLFKQLLMVAGVDRYYQIVKCLRDEDPRADRQPEFTQLDVEMSFADEESVLGVTEGMVAAVFRAAHGVDIPVPLPRIRFEEAMDRYGTDKPDLRFGLAMVDVGAVFAASEVQVFRRALDAGGAARAVCVPGWAATGRGRKDLDALTAVAKANGAGGLAWLVFDAAAEGGVTSPLAKFLSAAVVDSLAAATGATDGDLVLVVADRRAVANRALGAVRLAVADLLGLRPALAPTDPASWQLTWVVDMPLVEWNDTERRWDPVHHPFTAPHPDDEAILESDPGAVRARAYDLVLNGWELGGGSVRIHRPDLQRRVFSLIGIDEERAEQRFGWFVRAFQYGAPPHGGIAFGIDRLVAMLAGKDSIREVIAFPKTSSFTDLLTGAPDAVEEAQLKELGLRVRGVPGVPPASA
- a CDS encoding HIT domain-containing protein, translating into MERLFRPWRLAYVSAPKEGPTAGTGCFLCDAAASTDDAASLVVAREPAAFVVLNRYPYNSGHVMVVPTRHIGDLELLTVEERMALMDLLIRSLAALKVEMTPDGCNVGINIGRAAGAGAPDHLHIHAVPRWSGDTNFMPLFGDTMVLPEGLESTRERLARRMASAAP